A single Acidobacteriaceae bacterium DNA region contains:
- a CDS encoding DUF5060 domain-containing protein codes for MHRRDVLKLGGATAVAAALNTQVLSAQSHVPPAGSAETEQWGLFEIALKGPSSGNPFRDVTLSAQFTHEHRTVEVKGFYDGDGTFRIRFMPDTPGVWTYKTISSAADLNGHTGRLTCTPPKAGNHGPVTTAHQFHFEHADGTPYFPFGTTTYAFFFTSDENAANSLAGMTGNFNKTRACVLPKPLGQGEQMLPFPTTGTPDATGKANDYTRFNPEYFQRLEKRLLQLQAANIEADCILFHPYDAWGYKIMPNEADDFYLRYVIARLSAFRNVWWSIANEYDLVRAKTMSDWDRFFRIVQAEDPYSHLRSIHHSRVIYDHSKPWCTHASLQSYDFEKSADRRLAWNKPIIYDEIQYEGDVERRWGNLSAEEMTRRFWLAIIYGSYASHGEVFISDDSGPHAHEASWSDAGRLRGDSAPRIKFLHDLIARSTNVGLNEYEGSYYLSADTPNQLYLWYFDYHRPARYDFPLPNTVNFEAALIDPFEMTETKLPGTFSGKSRVELPNKPYHAIVFRKVSDVVGKPTGKAPTAEIPD; via the coding sequence ATGCATCGCAGAGATGTGCTGAAACTCGGCGGCGCCACTGCCGTCGCCGCAGCCCTCAACACGCAAGTCCTCTCTGCACAGTCGCATGTCCCTCCCGCGGGATCCGCTGAAACTGAGCAATGGGGCCTCTTTGAGATCGCTCTGAAAGGCCCATCCAGCGGGAATCCCTTCCGCGACGTCACCCTCTCCGCCCAGTTCACCCACGAGCACCGCACCGTCGAGGTAAAGGGTTTCTACGACGGCGACGGCACCTTCCGCATCCGTTTCATGCCCGACACCCCCGGCGTCTGGACCTACAAAACCATCAGCTCCGCAGCCGACCTCAACGGCCACACCGGCCGCCTTACGTGCACGCCGCCCAAGGCTGGCAACCATGGCCCCGTCACCACAGCGCATCAGTTCCATTTCGAGCACGCGGACGGCACGCCGTACTTCCCCTTCGGCACCACAACTTACGCCTTCTTCTTCACCTCGGATGAGAACGCTGCGAACTCGCTCGCCGGCATGACCGGCAACTTCAACAAGACCCGCGCCTGCGTCCTCCCCAAACCGCTCGGTCAGGGTGAACAGATGTTGCCGTTCCCCACCACCGGCACGCCCGACGCCACCGGAAAAGCCAACGACTACACACGCTTCAACCCGGAGTACTTCCAACGCCTCGAAAAACGCCTCCTTCAACTCCAGGCCGCCAATATCGAAGCCGACTGCATCCTCTTCCACCCCTACGACGCTTGGGGCTACAAGATCATGCCCAACGAAGCCGACGACTTCTACCTCCGCTACGTCATCGCGCGCCTCTCCGCCTTCCGCAACGTCTGGTGGTCCATCGCCAACGAGTACGACCTCGTCCGCGCCAAGACCATGTCCGACTGGGACCGCTTCTTCCGCATCGTTCAGGCCGAAGACCCCTACAGCCACCTACGGTCCATCCACCACTCACGGGTCATCTATGATCACTCCAAACCCTGGTGCACGCACGCCAGTCTGCAGAGCTACGACTTCGAAAAATCCGCCGACCGCCGCCTCGCCTGGAACAAGCCCATCATCTATGACGAGATCCAGTACGAAGGCGACGTCGAGCGCCGCTGGGGCAATCTCTCCGCAGAAGAAATGACGCGCCGCTTTTGGCTCGCCATCATCTACGGCAGCTACGCCTCACATGGCGAAGTCTTCATCAGCGACGACTCCGGCCCGCACGCGCACGAAGCGAGCTGGTCCGATGCCGGCCGTCTTCGCGGCGACTCCGCTCCACGCATCAAGTTTCTGCACGATCTCATCGCCCGCTCGACCAACGTCGGCCTCAACGAGTACGAAGGCTCCTACTACCTTTCCGCAGACACACCCAACCAGCTCTACCTCTGGTACTTCGACTACCACCGCCCCGCGCGCTACGACTTCCCGCTGCCCAACACCGTCAACTTCGAAGCCGCACTCATCGACCCGTTCGAGATGACCGAGACGAAACTGCCCGGCACGTTCTCCGGCAAATCGCGCGTCGAGCTCCCCAACAAGCCCTACCATGCCATCGTCTTCCGCAAAGTCTCCGACGTCGTCGGCAAGCCCACCGGCAAAGCTCCCACTGCTGAAATTCCTGACTAA
- a CDS encoding glycoside hydrolase family 43 protein → MKTLRRIMGIALLAFAPLTHAQTPTPTSPIVFAYFQEPANQGIYFALSRDGYTFTPLNDGQPWLKPDQPAELMRDVYITRTPDGAHFRMVFTWAWHGNAIGISDSDDLLHWSPQRRVEIMSAFSSVQNTWAPETYWDEQTKDWLIIWSSNFKANTTPGAPFMTTASSSSWVGSEGLRIWSAHTADWQTFSTPKKFFDRGFPVIDATLFHRTLNHKSDVVMVFKDQTTDPLRYNERWASAPTVNGPWGPVSAPINEPWSEGPSVIQVGDKFIVYYDHYRPPNPRYEGVETIDWVHWTSVDDKMHFPTGAKHGSFFRVTEAEAQRLLARHDPNP, encoded by the coding sequence ATGAAAACGCTTCGACGAATTATGGGCATTGCGCTGCTCGCTTTCGCTCCCCTTACCCACGCCCAAACACCCACCCCCACCTCGCCCATCGTCTTCGCTTACTTCCAGGAGCCCGCCAACCAGGGCATCTACTTCGCCCTCAGCCGCGACGGCTACACCTTCACCCCGCTCAACGACGGCCAACCCTGGCTCAAGCCCGACCAACCCGCCGAGCTGATGCGCGACGTCTACATCACCCGCACTCCAGATGGCGCACACTTCCGCATGGTCTTCACCTGGGCCTGGCACGGCAACGCCATCGGCATCTCCGACTCCGACGACCTCCTCCACTGGTCGCCCCAGCGCCGCGTAGAAATCATGTCAGCCTTTTCCAGCGTGCAGAACACCTGGGCGCCCGAGACTTACTGGGATGAGCAGACCAAAGACTGGCTCATCATCTGGTCTAGCAACTTCAAGGCGAACACAACTCCGGGTGCCCCATTCATGACGACAGCCTCATCGTCGTCATGGGTGGGGTCCGAAGGCCTTCGCATCTGGTCAGCCCACACGGCCGACTGGCAAACCTTCTCTACGCCTAAAAAGTTCTTCGACCGCGGCTTCCCCGTTATCGACGCCACACTGTTCCACCGCACCCTCAACCACAAGAGCGACGTCGTCATGGTCTTCAAAGACCAGACCACCGACCCGCTGCGTTACAACGAGCGCTGGGCTTCTGCTCCGACAGTGAATGGCCCCTGGGGTCCAGTCTCCGCGCCCATCAACGAGCCATGGTCCGAAGGCCCCAGCGTCATCCAGGTTGGCGACAAGTTCATCGTCTACTACGACCACTACCGCCCGCCCAATCCACGCTATGAAGGCGTCGAAACTATCGACTGGGTCCACTGGACCAGCGTCGACGACAAGATGCACTTCCCCACCGGCGCCAAGCACGGCAGCTTCTTCCGCGTCACCGAAGCCGAAGCCCAGCGTCTCCTCGCCCGCCACGACCCCAATCCTTAA
- a CDS encoding SUMF1/EgtB/PvdO family nonheme iron enzyme gives MLKLSPRRRKTGCPIHDDSFTVVMSGLRSTLILTAALLATALAAQKDGVLARMPGNAPPIGPNGIPATVEIQPGTFRMGADAAALPPDITKGFGVMSTRPAHGDFDEVPAHTVRLTHSFKIGITQVSPAEFAKFDPGYKAHTATPAYAAGVSWEQAMAYCRWLTQKTGKPWRLPTEAEWEYVARAGGTKIFGASDTPLPLDQPNAFGVENQEAGRPEWTLDNYGPYQPSEATNPTGASSSMTRVIRGGGLDWRHTATKTSPDLNVPATAPYFSRPANRASLPPSYASLTGNVGFRVVQAPMPTPNFTPPQHHFFETAVHQISITGAPALSRSIDHLDAQKPLYRTHELFPNLGGKSMPAVGWRLGLARGLGINYHNSAIQVLPNGDLLAAFYNTPDLEDDPDQTVMVMRRRAGTNDWDMPEPFPIFADAGLAGPVIWNDPKFRAQPGGRVWFFWGFARLIGAPPFAFATSNDNGVTWSAAHFPQFPQPIGRYVSQPINSVVRGPNGTIYIATDSTGKDSDGNGSISAVWKSPDDGRTWFDTGGRTAGRHTTIVFAHNGDLLGFGGKNSNIDGRMPLATSHDDGKTWTKSKLPFDPLASGERPSVIRLLDGKLFFVADFNPKNQKHIHKDGAYVALSADDGKNWTIKRLPSNILTVGYTTATQGPDGIIHIATTKNTVNYEIELNEAWLLDKTVGDLTPSNSPRTTDKTDDGTTNTKGAPFMTTKSSWVGLKDVQHHIERYANGKTKSTWTTGTLPDGRIVLDGEEHFFYPDGRPMWTVHFHNGSKIGEERYQRDDGTLIWLKSYNADGTWTWQNYDATGHLTATSRWRNKTLLNSDVPDTTPDKQPTTNAPEPDGL, from the coding sequence ATGCTGAAGCTCTCCCCACGCCGCCGCAAAACCGGGTGCCCCATTCATGACGACAGCTTTACCGTCGTCATGAGTGGGCTCCGCAGCACGCTTATCCTCACCGCAGCCCTTCTCGCCACCGCCCTCGCCGCCCAAAAAGACGGAGTCCTCGCGCGCATGCCCGGCAACGCACCACCGATCGGGCCGAACGGCATCCCCGCCACAGTCGAGATCCAACCCGGCACCTTCCGCATGGGCGCCGACGCTGCCGCGCTCCCGCCTGACATCACCAAGGGTTTCGGCGTCATGTCCACGCGTCCCGCGCATGGCGACTTCGACGAAGTCCCCGCCCACACCGTCCGCCTCACACATTCATTCAAGATCGGCATCACGCAGGTCTCGCCTGCCGAGTTCGCAAAATTCGACCCCGGCTACAAAGCGCACACGGCGACACCCGCGTATGCCGCCGGCGTCAGCTGGGAGCAGGCGATGGCGTACTGCCGCTGGCTCACCCAAAAGACCGGAAAGCCCTGGCGCTTGCCCACCGAAGCCGAATGGGAGTACGTCGCCCGCGCCGGCGGAACGAAGATCTTCGGCGCGTCTGACACGCCGCTGCCGCTCGATCAGCCGAATGCCTTCGGCGTCGAAAATCAGGAGGCTGGCCGCCCCGAGTGGACGCTCGACAACTACGGCCCCTACCAACCTAGCGAAGCCACGAACCCGACCGGCGCTTCATCGTCCATGACGAGAGTCATCCGCGGCGGCGGCCTCGACTGGCGTCACACCGCGACCAAGACCTCACCCGACCTCAACGTCCCCGCAACCGCGCCGTACTTCTCGCGCCCCGCCAATCGCGCAAGCCTGCCGCCGTCCTACGCGTCCCTCACCGGCAACGTTGGCTTTCGCGTTGTGCAGGCGCCGATGCCCACACCTAATTTCACCCCGCCGCAGCACCACTTCTTTGAAACCGCCGTTCACCAGATCTCCATCACCGGTGCACCTGCGCTCTCAAGGTCCATCGATCACCTCGACGCGCAGAAGCCGCTCTACCGCACGCACGAGCTCTTCCCGAACCTCGGCGGCAAGAGCATGCCCGCCGTCGGCTGGCGTCTCGGCCTCGCACGTGGACTCGGCATCAACTATCACAACTCCGCGATCCAGGTTCTCCCCAACGGCGACCTGCTCGCCGCCTTCTACAACACGCCCGACCTTGAAGACGACCCCGATCAGACTGTCATGGTCATGCGCCGCCGCGCCGGCACCAACGACTGGGACATGCCCGAGCCGTTCCCGATCTTCGCCGACGCCGGCCTCGCCGGTCCTGTCATCTGGAACGACCCCAAATTCCGTGCGCAGCCCGGCGGCCGCGTCTGGTTCTTCTGGGGATTCGCCCGCCTCATCGGCGCTCCGCCTTTCGCCTTCGCCACCTCGAACGACAACGGCGTGACATGGTCCGCGGCCCACTTCCCGCAGTTCCCGCAACCCATCGGCCGTTACGTCTCGCAGCCCATCAACTCCGTCGTGCGCGGGCCCAACGGGACGATCTACATCGCCACCGATTCCACCGGCAAGGACTCCGACGGCAACGGCTCCATCAGTGCCGTTTGGAAGTCGCCCGACGACGGCCGCACATGGTTCGACACCGGAGGCCGCACCGCCGGGCGTCACACCACTATCGTCTTTGCACACAATGGCGACCTGCTCGGCTTCGGCGGCAAGAACTCCAACATCGATGGCCGCATGCCGCTCGCCACCTCACACGACGATGGCAAAACCTGGACGAAATCCAAGTTGCCTTTCGACCCACTCGCCAGCGGAGAACGTCCCTCCGTCATACGCCTGCTCGATGGCAAGCTCTTCTTCGTCGCCGACTTCAATCCGAAGAACCAGAAACACATTCACAAGGACGGCGCCTACGTCGCGCTCTCCGCAGACGACGGCAAGAACTGGACCATCAAGCGCCTGCCCTCAAACATCCTCACCGTCGGTTACACGACCGCAACCCAAGGCCCCGACGGCATCATCCACATCGCCACCACCAAGAACACCGTCAACTACGAGATCGAGCTCAACGAAGCCTGGCTCCTCGACAAAACCGTCGGTGACTTGACTCCGAGCAACTCGCCTCGAACGACCGACAAAACGGATGATGGAACTACCAACACAAAGGGTGCCCCATTCATGACGACGAAGTCGTCATGGGTGGGCTTGAAGGATGTTCAACATCACATCGAGCGCTACGCGAACGGTAAAACGAAATCCACCTGGACCACCGGAACTCTCCCCGACGGTCGCATCGTCCTCGATGGCGAAGAACACTTCTTCTACCCCGACGGCCGCCCCATGTGGACCGTCCACTTCCATAACGGCTCCAAGATCGGCGAGGAGCGCTACCAGCGCGACGATGGCACGCTCATCTGGCTCAAGAGCTACAACGCCGATGGCACCTGGACCTGGCAAAACTACGACGCCACCGGCCACCTCACTGCAACCAGCCGCTGGCGCAACAAGACCCTCCTCAACTCCGATGTTCCAGACACCACTCCCGACAAACAACCCACCACCAACGCCCCCGAACCCGATGGCCTTTAG
- a CDS encoding IclR family transcriptional regulator, with translation MATNPATKKSVRRRIPKWALQNGDGAPGDEVYYLRSIGRALDVLDCFDGQTPLSLKEISAKMRLPESTLFRVLRTLERHEYLQQDRDGTYQLSPRLIFGWLVRAADHVREVARPEMERLVNTFNETASLAFLFDDRIHVLDCMETFHEIRMTNKIGRVLPPHCSALGKAITAFQDRRLADRMLEVYGLTARTPHTITDRQKLFAEYNVIRESGVACDREESIRGGICYGAAIQAAGKPVKAAISISTPTTRMDVGREKETRAAVLEAAAEVGRRL, from the coding sequence ATGGCGACGAATCCGGCAACAAAGAAGAGCGTGCGGCGACGGATCCCGAAGTGGGCACTCCAGAACGGCGATGGAGCACCGGGCGATGAGGTGTACTACCTCCGTTCGATCGGGCGAGCGCTCGATGTTCTGGATTGTTTCGATGGGCAGACGCCGTTGTCGCTGAAGGAGATCAGCGCGAAGATGCGGCTGCCGGAGTCGACGCTATTTCGCGTGTTGCGGACGCTGGAACGGCATGAATATCTGCAGCAGGACCGCGATGGGACCTATCAGTTGTCGCCACGGCTGATCTTCGGCTGGCTGGTGCGGGCGGCGGATCACGTGCGTGAGGTGGCTCGGCCGGAGATGGAGCGGCTGGTGAATACGTTCAACGAGACGGCGAGCCTGGCGTTCCTGTTCGACGACCGGATCCACGTGCTGGATTGCATGGAGACGTTCCACGAGATCCGGATGACGAACAAGATTGGGCGCGTGCTGCCTCCTCACTGCTCGGCATTGGGAAAGGCGATAACTGCTTTTCAGGATAGGCGCTTAGCGGATCGGATGCTGGAGGTCTATGGCTTGACGGCACGGACGCCGCACACGATTACGGACCGGCAAAAGCTGTTTGCCGAGTACAACGTGATTCGTGAGAGTGGAGTCGCGTGCGACCGCGAGGAGTCGATTCGGGGCGGAATCTGCTATGGGGCTGCGATCCAGGCAGCGGGCAAACCGGTGAAGGCGGCGATCAGCATCTCGACACCGACGACGCGAATGGACGTGGGGCGGGAGAAGGAAACGCGGGCGGCGGTGCTGGAGGCTGCGGCGGAGGTTGGGCGCAGGCTGTAG